One genomic window of Channa argus isolate prfri chromosome 5, Channa argus male v1.0, whole genome shotgun sequence includes the following:
- the glt8d1 gene encoding glycosyltransferase 8 domain-containing protein 1 gives MTDEAVAMTLRRVNAIILVLLAVAFLIIVQRNLLNLSDFFHKEHPDTGLILPFESELSPDLRLEVVRKGEEIPVVITAEEERLGAVIAAMNSVYQNSKANVVFTIVTLNNTVDHLTTWLSRTKLKNLKYKIVIFKTEPLSGKISKDPQVVEAVKLLSFARFYLPVYIPNAEKAIYLDDDIIVQGDIQELYETNLKPGHAAAFSDDCDSASAKGIIRGVGNQNNYLGYLDFKKEAIKKLGMRANTCSFNPGVIIANLTEWKNQNITRQLEHWIELNTQEDLYSKTLAESISTPPLLIVFYKRHATIDPMWHVRHLGATGAGNRYSPQFVKAAKLLHWNGHYKPWGRTSSFSDVWDKWFIPDPTGKFHPVRRHTGDN, from the exons ATGACTGATGAGGCCGTTGCCATGACACTGAGGAGAG TAAACGCGATCATCCTTGTGCTGCTGGCGGTAGCCTTCTTGATCATAGTTCAACGAAATCTCCTCAACTTAAGTGACTTCTTTCACAAAGAACATCCAG ATACAGGTTTGATTCTTCCATTTGAGTCTGAGTTGTCACCTGACCTCAGACTAGAGGTGgtgaggaaaggagaggagatcCCAGTTGTCATCACTGCTGAGGAGGAGAGACTCGGTGCTGTGATTGCAGCCATGAACAGTGTTTACCAGAACAGTAAAGCTAATGTTGTCTTCACCATTGTGACCTTGAACAACACAGTGGACCACCTAAC AACATGGCTGAGTAGGACAAAgctaaaaaatttaaaatacaagatAGTTATTTTCAAGACTGAGCCTCTCAGTGGGAAGATATCTAAAGATCCCCAAGTCGTGGAGGCTGTAAAACTG TTATCCTTTGCTAGGTTTTATCTCCCTGTATACATACCTAATGCAGAAAAAGCCATCTATTTAGACGACGATATAATTGTACAAG GCGATATTCAGGAGCTGTATGAAACTAACCTCAAACCAGGACATGCAGCTGCTTTTTCAGATGACTGTGATTCAGCGTCTGCTAAGGGCATTATTCGGGGGGTTGGGAACCAG AATAACTATTTAGGTTACCTTGACTTCAAGAAGGAGGCTATCAAAAAGTTGGGAATGAGGGCCAACACATGCTCCTTCAACCCTGGAGTCATTATTGCTAACCTGACTGAGTGGAAGAACCAAAACATCACCCGTCAGCTGGAGCACTGGATAGAGCTTAACACACA GGAGGATCTCTACAGTAAAACACTAGCAGAAAGCATCAGTACTCCCCCACTCCTCATTGTTTTCTACAAACGTCATGCCACCATCGACCCCATGTGGCATGTCAGGCACCTCG GTGCTACAGGTGCTGGAAACCGTTACTCCCCCCAGTTTGTAAAAGCTGCTAAACTCCTCCATTGGAATGGACACTATAAGCCGTGGGGAAGAACGTCTTCCT
- the spcs1 gene encoding signal peptidase complex subunit 1, with translation MLSVFKSIPTHMDYKGQKLAEQIFQGIILVSAMIGFVYGLIIEQFGWTVYIVLAGFAVSCVVTLPPWPMYRKNPLPWQPVVPETCGETSQKPQESLKKKKHK, from the exons ATGTTGTCTGTATTTAAGTCTATTCCCACGCACATG GATTATAAAGGCCAGAAGCTGGCCGAGCAGATTTTCCAGGGAATAATACTCGTCTCAGCG ATGATTGGGTTCGTGTATGGTCTGATCATTGAACAGTTTGGGTGGACTGTGTACATTGTGTTGGCCGGTTTTGCCGTTTCCTGTGTG GTGACCCTACCTCCATGGCCTATGTACAGAAAGAATCCTCTACCATGGCAGCCAGTTGTACCTGAGACCTGTGGGGAGACCAGCCAAAAACCACAGGAAAGTCtcaagaagaagaagcacaAATAA
- the nek4 gene encoding serine/threonine-protein kinase Nek4 isoform X2 has translation MNNYMFVRVVGKGSYGEVNLVKHKTDRKQYVIKKLNLTTSSKRERRAAEQEAQLLSHLRHPNIVTYKESWEGDDCQLYIVMGFCECGDLYHRLKQQKGELLSERQVVEWFVQIAMALQYLHERNILHRDLKTQNIFLTKTNIIKVGDLGIARVLENQNDMASTLIGTPYYMSPELFSNKPYNHKSDVWALGCCVYEMATLKHAFNGKDMNSLVYRIVEGKLPQMPSKYDSQLGDLIKSMLCKRPEDRPDVKVVLRQPYIKKQIAMFLEATKEKTAKSRKKAVIGSSDCRANNAMSVASPLPKPERCPPSPQPEPLARVKRKEDISKQHKVCNSITDRTPIQTPPPPKASSSDGLQGSFSLITTISNINIDIELQEHEDLLKRQVEKPQVVLSHCRAGNEHVPHSVYKDSNRGEKADPSPPPPPVKPPLKCVLDVGSRGSPKRRDSNGLLDIQTQVTPNPGDTFSVFGEKQMSYVDAKDDTIELLKEAEMQKSKLEVKNNAAISVPDMRSAQKFNVENYVDNKNDSVVFHTSTPTQHLHTSDIQDNLESTEKLLEPFPSKLEESPLPVSKPGLTTNPLLPSELSMSQQHRTRDTGQTHGHQDKDKSKATAPRPLPPPPVESIAVEGRKSKRRGTESRKACEAVISTSSSSCKDGLVPLPQDRPLSARERRRLRQSQESASQPGIGVVRRSSYDVTTKRDEYYSAPLTRHVSDSITDISKEKLLERRSDEEEFSSSTSSTERSDCGERKMESNDMQDLVLMMTQTLKMDCGDGMSQMDEGRLGCSALPEFKLNRKYRDTLLLHGRNREEVENLSLGEIPIGSTSVPAKIRRAIEHLRTDVVKGLGVKLLDRVLEIMEEEDETKRELCLRNLMGVEKYQAYAVMVRQLKFFEDTAFKV, from the exons ATGAATAACTATATGTTCGTCAGGGTCGTTGGGAAGGGGAGCTATGGAGAGGTGAACttggtgaaacacaaaacagaccGAAAACAG tatGTTATAAAGAAGCTGAATTTAACCACCTCCTCTAAGCGGGAACGGCGTGCAGCAGAGCAGGAGGCTCAGCTTTTGTCTCACCTGAGACATCCTAACATTGTAACATACAAAGAGTCTTGGGAAGGAGATGACTGCCAGCTCTACATTGTAATGGGTTTTTGTGAGTGTGGTGACCTCTACCATAGACTTAAACAGCAGAAGGGGGAACTCTTATCTGAGAGAcaggtggtggagtggtttgtCCAGATAGCCATGGCACTCCAG TACCTGCATGAGAGGAACATTCTTCACAGAGACCTTAAAACACAGAACATCtttctgacaaaaacaaacatcataaaAGTTGGGGACCTTGGCATTGCACGGGTATTGGAGAACCAGAATGATATGGCCAGCACACTCATAGGTACACCATACTACATGAGTCCAGAGCTCTTCTCCAATAAACCCTATAACCACAAG TCAGATGTATGGGCCCTGGGTTGTTGTGTGTATGAAATGGCCACACTTAAACATGCCTTCAATGGCAAGGACATGAACTCACTGGTCTATCGCATTGTAGAAGGAAAG CTGCCACAGATGCCCAGTAAGTATGATTCCCAGCTGGGAGATTTGATCAAGAGCATGCTGTGCAAGAGACCTGAAGACAGGCCTGATGTTAAAGTTGTCCTCCGACAGCCCtacatcaaaaaacaaatagcCATGTTCCTCGAGGCCACCAAAGA AAAAACTGCCAAGTCAAGAAAGAAAGCTGTGATTGGCAGCAGTGATTGTAGAGCCAACAATGCAATGTCTGTGGCGTCACCGCTTCCAAAACCTGAGAGGTGTCCTCCAAGTCCCCAACCGGAACCTCTTGCCAGGGTGAAACGA aAAGAAGATATttcaaaacaacataaagtGTGTAACAGCATCACTGACAGAACTCCTATCCAAACCCCTCCACCACCTAAAGCCTCTTCATCAGATGGTCTCCAAGGCAGCTTTTCATTAATAACAACCATCAGCAACATCAATATTGACATTGAATTGCAGGAGCATGAGGACCTGTTAAAGAGACAGGTGGAGAAACCACAGGTAGTTTTGTCTCACTGCCGAGCAGGTAATGAACATGTGCCTCATAGTGTGTACAAAGACagcaacagaggagaaaaagctgatccttctcctcctcctccccctgtTAAGCCTCCTCTGAAGTGTGTATTGGATGTTGGCAGTAGGGGAAGTCCCAAGAGGAGGGATTCCAATGGGTTATTAGACATTCAGACACAGGTCACGCCAAACCCTGGggatacattttctgtttttggggAGAAACAGATGTCCTACGTAGATGCAAAGGATGATACCATTGAGCTACTTAAAGAAGCTGAAATGCAGAAATCAAAGCTAGAAGTGAAAAATAATGCTGCCATTTCTGTCCCAGACATGAGATCTGCACAAAAATTCAATGTGGAAAATTATGTGGACAATAAAAATGACTCAGTTGTTTTTCATACCAGCACACCTACACAACACCTCCATACCTCAGACATCCAA GACAACCTAGAATCTACTGAAAAGCTGTTAGAGCCGTTTCCTTCAAAGCTG GAGGAATCACCCTTACCAGTCAGCAAGCCTGGGCTGACCACTAACCCACTCTTACCATCAGAACTTTCTATGTCACAGCAACACAGAACGAGGGACACCGGACAGACACATGGACATCAGGACAAGGACAAG TCCAAAGCTACTGCTCCTAGACCTTTACCCCCACCTCCTGTTGAGAGCATAGCTGTGGAAGGGAGAAAGAGTAAAAGGAGAGgcacagaaagcagaaaagctTGTGAGGCTGTGATCTCCACCTCAAGTAGTTCCTGCAAAGATGGATTGGTACCACTGCCACAG GATCGTCCTCTGAGtgccagagagaggagaagactGAGGCAGTCTCAAGAGAGTGCCAGTCAACCAG GCATTGGTGTTGTAAGAAGGTCTTCTTATGATGTAACTACCAAGAGGGATGAGTATTACAGTGCCCCACTTACCAGACATGTTTCAGACTCTATCACTGACATCAGTAAG GAAAAGTTGTTGGAGCGACGGTCAGATGAAGAAGAATTTAGCTCATCCACAAGTTCCACCGAGCGATCGGACTGTGGGGAGAG AAAGATGGAATCCAATGACATGCAGGACCTGGTCCTTATGATGACCCAAACCTTGAAAATGGATTGTGGAGATGGCATGAGCCAGATGGATGAAGGCCGACTAGGGTGTAGTGCACTGCCAGAGTTTAAACTGAACAGGAAGTACAGGGACACCCTGTTGCTTCATGGGAGGAATCGAGAGGAAGTAGAGAACTTGTCACTTGGTGAAATACCAATAG GCTCCACATCTGTTCCAGCCAAGATAAGAAGAGCCATTGAACACCTGAGAACAGATGTGGTAAAGGGGCTGGGGGTCAAGCTGCTGGACAGAGTGCTGGAAATaatggaggaagaggatgaaaCCAAACGAGaa ctgtgtCTTCGTAACCTGATGGGGGTTGAGAAGTACCAAGCTTATGCTGTGATGGTGAGGCAGCTGAAATTCTTCGAAGATACGGCCTTCAAGGTTTAG
- the nek4 gene encoding serine/threonine-protein kinase Nek4 isoform X1: MNNYMFVRVVGKGSYGEVNLVKHKTDRKQYVIKKLNLTTSSKRERRAAEQEAQLLSHLRHPNIVTYKESWEGDDCQLYIVMGFCECGDLYHRLKQQKGELLSERQVVEWFVQIAMALQYLHERNILHRDLKTQNIFLTKTNIIKVGDLGIARVLENQNDMASTLIGTPYYMSPELFSNKPYNHKSDVWALGCCVYEMATLKHAFNGKDMNSLVYRIVEGKLPQMPSKYDSQLGDLIKSMLCKRPEDRPDVKVVLRQPYIKKQIAMFLEATKEKTAKSRKKAVIGSSDCRANNAMSVASPLPKPERCPPSPQPEPLARVKRKEDISKQHKVCNSITDRTPIQTPPPPKASSSDGLQGSFSLITTISNINIDIELQEHEDLLKRQVEKPQVVLSHCRAGNEHVPHSVYKDSNRGEKADPSPPPPPVKPPLKCVLDVGSRGSPKRRDSNGLLDIQTQVTPNPGDTFSVFGEKQMSYVDAKDDTIELLKEAEMQKSKLEVKNNAAISVPDMRSAQKFNVENYVDNKNDSVVFHTSTPTQHLHTSDIQDNLESTEKLLEPFPSKLEESPLPVSKPGLTTNPLLPSELSMSQQHRTRDTGQTHGHQDKDKSKATAPRPLPPPPVESIAVEGRKSKRRGTESRKACEAVISTSSSSCKDGLVPLPQDRPLSARERRRLRQSQESASQPGIGVVRRSSYDVTTKRDEYYSAPLTRHVSDSITDISKQEKLLERRSDEEEFSSSTSSTERSDCGERKMESNDMQDLVLMMTQTLKMDCGDGMSQMDEGRLGCSALPEFKLNRKYRDTLLLHGRNREEVENLSLGEIPIGSTSVPAKIRRAIEHLRTDVVKGLGVKLLDRVLEIMEEEDETKRELCLRNLMGVEKYQAYAVMVRQLKFFEDTAFKV; encoded by the exons ATGAATAACTATATGTTCGTCAGGGTCGTTGGGAAGGGGAGCTATGGAGAGGTGAACttggtgaaacacaaaacagaccGAAAACAG tatGTTATAAAGAAGCTGAATTTAACCACCTCCTCTAAGCGGGAACGGCGTGCAGCAGAGCAGGAGGCTCAGCTTTTGTCTCACCTGAGACATCCTAACATTGTAACATACAAAGAGTCTTGGGAAGGAGATGACTGCCAGCTCTACATTGTAATGGGTTTTTGTGAGTGTGGTGACCTCTACCATAGACTTAAACAGCAGAAGGGGGAACTCTTATCTGAGAGAcaggtggtggagtggtttgtCCAGATAGCCATGGCACTCCAG TACCTGCATGAGAGGAACATTCTTCACAGAGACCTTAAAACACAGAACATCtttctgacaaaaacaaacatcataaaAGTTGGGGACCTTGGCATTGCACGGGTATTGGAGAACCAGAATGATATGGCCAGCACACTCATAGGTACACCATACTACATGAGTCCAGAGCTCTTCTCCAATAAACCCTATAACCACAAG TCAGATGTATGGGCCCTGGGTTGTTGTGTGTATGAAATGGCCACACTTAAACATGCCTTCAATGGCAAGGACATGAACTCACTGGTCTATCGCATTGTAGAAGGAAAG CTGCCACAGATGCCCAGTAAGTATGATTCCCAGCTGGGAGATTTGATCAAGAGCATGCTGTGCAAGAGACCTGAAGACAGGCCTGATGTTAAAGTTGTCCTCCGACAGCCCtacatcaaaaaacaaatagcCATGTTCCTCGAGGCCACCAAAGA AAAAACTGCCAAGTCAAGAAAGAAAGCTGTGATTGGCAGCAGTGATTGTAGAGCCAACAATGCAATGTCTGTGGCGTCACCGCTTCCAAAACCTGAGAGGTGTCCTCCAAGTCCCCAACCGGAACCTCTTGCCAGGGTGAAACGA aAAGAAGATATttcaaaacaacataaagtGTGTAACAGCATCACTGACAGAACTCCTATCCAAACCCCTCCACCACCTAAAGCCTCTTCATCAGATGGTCTCCAAGGCAGCTTTTCATTAATAACAACCATCAGCAACATCAATATTGACATTGAATTGCAGGAGCATGAGGACCTGTTAAAGAGACAGGTGGAGAAACCACAGGTAGTTTTGTCTCACTGCCGAGCAGGTAATGAACATGTGCCTCATAGTGTGTACAAAGACagcaacagaggagaaaaagctgatccttctcctcctcctccccctgtTAAGCCTCCTCTGAAGTGTGTATTGGATGTTGGCAGTAGGGGAAGTCCCAAGAGGAGGGATTCCAATGGGTTATTAGACATTCAGACACAGGTCACGCCAAACCCTGGggatacattttctgtttttggggAGAAACAGATGTCCTACGTAGATGCAAAGGATGATACCATTGAGCTACTTAAAGAAGCTGAAATGCAGAAATCAAAGCTAGAAGTGAAAAATAATGCTGCCATTTCTGTCCCAGACATGAGATCTGCACAAAAATTCAATGTGGAAAATTATGTGGACAATAAAAATGACTCAGTTGTTTTTCATACCAGCACACCTACACAACACCTCCATACCTCAGACATCCAA GACAACCTAGAATCTACTGAAAAGCTGTTAGAGCCGTTTCCTTCAAAGCTG GAGGAATCACCCTTACCAGTCAGCAAGCCTGGGCTGACCACTAACCCACTCTTACCATCAGAACTTTCTATGTCACAGCAACACAGAACGAGGGACACCGGACAGACACATGGACATCAGGACAAGGACAAG TCCAAAGCTACTGCTCCTAGACCTTTACCCCCACCTCCTGTTGAGAGCATAGCTGTGGAAGGGAGAAAGAGTAAAAGGAGAGgcacagaaagcagaaaagctTGTGAGGCTGTGATCTCCACCTCAAGTAGTTCCTGCAAAGATGGATTGGTACCACTGCCACAG GATCGTCCTCTGAGtgccagagagaggagaagactGAGGCAGTCTCAAGAGAGTGCCAGTCAACCAG GCATTGGTGTTGTAAGAAGGTCTTCTTATGATGTAACTACCAAGAGGGATGAGTATTACAGTGCCCCACTTACCAGACATGTTTCAGACTCTATCACTGACATCAGTAAG caGGAAAAGTTGTTGGAGCGACGGTCAGATGAAGAAGAATTTAGCTCATCCACAAGTTCCACCGAGCGATCGGACTGTGGGGAGAG AAAGATGGAATCCAATGACATGCAGGACCTGGTCCTTATGATGACCCAAACCTTGAAAATGGATTGTGGAGATGGCATGAGCCAGATGGATGAAGGCCGACTAGGGTGTAGTGCACTGCCAGAGTTTAAACTGAACAGGAAGTACAGGGACACCCTGTTGCTTCATGGGAGGAATCGAGAGGAAGTAGAGAACTTGTCACTTGGTGAAATACCAATAG GCTCCACATCTGTTCCAGCCAAGATAAGAAGAGCCATTGAACACCTGAGAACAGATGTGGTAAAGGGGCTGGGGGTCAAGCTGCTGGACAGAGTGCTGGAAATaatggaggaagaggatgaaaCCAAACGAGaa ctgtgtCTTCGTAACCTGATGGGGGTTGAGAAGTACCAAGCTTATGCTGTGATGGTGAGGCAGCTGAAATTCTTCGAAGATACGGCCTTCAAGGTTTAG